The following proteins are co-located in the Piscirickettsia litoralis genome:
- a CDS encoding YdcF family protein: protein MPFYFMKFMSSLLYPLPLFFILLALAALSLFYSRIASLTLLIFSISWLALWSTPFLPQYLLNKLESQHSPLTKLPDDINTIVILGGGAHTASTPSPFTELSRASVARIVSAVRLYQQARRPITLVVSGGSVLGSPIEAELLEQAAITLGIPKEHIITDDVSKNTAAQAIMIKKLLKNNRFALVTSASHLPRALWLFDQQGLSPIAAPSDFIAQIHPRFYYLPQAAYLQRSRIVIHEYLGLFWAYLHQF, encoded by the coding sequence ATGCCTTTTTATTTTATGAAGTTTATGAGCAGCTTACTTTACCCGCTGCCACTGTTTTTTATTTTATTAGCCCTCGCCGCTTTAAGCCTATTTTATTCGCGCATAGCAAGCCTAACACTCTTAATATTCTCTATTAGCTGGCTGGCATTGTGGAGCACGCCCTTTTTACCGCAATACTTACTGAACAAACTAGAATCACAACATTCCCCTTTAACCAAACTTCCTGATGATATAAACACGATTGTTATCTTGGGTGGTGGCGCTCACACCGCTTCCACACCCTCTCCTTTCACAGAGCTGAGTCGTGCCTCTGTTGCACGCATCGTCAGTGCTGTGCGACTCTACCAACAAGCGCGGCGCCCAATAACGCTGGTCGTCTCAGGTGGATCAGTGCTTGGCAGCCCCATAGAAGCGGAATTATTAGAGCAAGCAGCAATTACGCTCGGTATTCCTAAAGAGCATATTATTACCGATGATGTTTCAAAAAATACCGCAGCCCAAGCGATAATGATCAAAAAGTTATTAAAAAACAATAGATTTGCTTTAGTTACCTCAGCATCACACCTGCCGCGCGCGCTTTGGCTCTTCGACCAACAAGGATTGTCGCCTATTGCCGCCCCCAGCGACTTTATAGCGCAAATTCATCCACGCTTTTATTACTTACCTCAAGCGGCCTACTTACAGCGCTCACGTATTGTTATACACGAATATTTAGGGCTGTTTTGGGCTTATTTGCATCAATTTTGA
- the typA gene encoding translational GTPase TypA has translation MIEKLRNIAIIAHVDHGKTTLVDKLLEQSGTLGRNEGGERMMDSNDLEKERGITILAKNTAIQWNDYHINIVDTPGHADFGGEVERVLSMVDSVLLLVDAVDGPMPQTRFVTKKAFEQGLNPIVVINKIDRPGARPDWVMDQVFELFDQLGATDEQLDFPVVYASALQGYASVDEAEQSGDMTPLFETIVEKVAAPDVDPEGPFQMQVSSLDYSSYVGAIAVGRINRGKISTNSAIRVIDNDGNERSGRILKIMTHHGLQRVETEEAFAGDIVCVTGIERPFISETFCSPDKVEALPALTVDEPTVSMMFCVNNSPFAGKEGKYVTSRQIRDRLEQELIYNVALRVEDTEDPDKFRVSGRGELHLSILIETMRREGYEMGVSRPEVILKEIDGKLQEPFEELMLDIEEQHQGTVMERLGLRRGQLTNMIPDGKGRIRLDYQIPTRGLIGFHNDFLTMTSGSGIMTHVFDHYGDVQESEIITRQNGVLIANATGAAVGFALWNLQERGKLIIGPQTDTYEGMIIGIHSRNNDLVVNVQKAKQLTNVRASGTDENIQLTPPIRFTLEQALEFIEDDELVEVTPEHIRLRKKMLSETDRKRASRAKK, from the coding sequence GTGATAGAGAAGCTTCGCAATATTGCGATTATTGCCCACGTCGACCACGGTAAAACCACACTGGTTGATAAATTGTTAGAACAATCAGGTACGTTAGGCCGCAATGAAGGCGGTGAGCGCATGATGGATTCTAATGATCTGGAAAAAGAGCGTGGTATCACCATTCTCGCTAAAAATACAGCCATCCAATGGAATGATTACCACATTAATATCGTCGACACCCCGGGGCACGCGGACTTCGGTGGTGAGGTTGAACGTGTACTTTCTATGGTCGATTCTGTCTTGCTATTGGTCGACGCCGTTGATGGGCCGATGCCACAAACACGCTTTGTGACTAAAAAGGCCTTTGAACAAGGCTTAAATCCCATTGTTGTTATCAATAAAATCGACCGCCCAGGCGCGCGCCCTGACTGGGTGATGGACCAAGTCTTTGAACTCTTCGACCAACTCGGCGCAACCGATGAGCAACTTGACTTCCCAGTTGTTTACGCCTCTGCCCTACAAGGCTATGCTAGCGTTGATGAGGCTGAGCAAAGTGGCGATATGACACCTTTATTCGAAACCATTGTAGAAAAAGTGGCTGCACCTGATGTTGATCCTGAAGGCCCTTTCCAAATGCAAGTCTCTTCACTGGATTACTCCAGTTATGTTGGCGCGATTGCAGTCGGCCGCATCAATCGTGGCAAAATAAGCACCAATTCTGCTATTCGTGTCATTGATAATGATGGCAATGAGCGCTCTGGTCGCATTTTAAAGATCATGACTCATCATGGCTTACAGCGCGTTGAAACCGAAGAAGCTTTTGCCGGTGACATTGTTTGCGTCACAGGTATCGAACGTCCATTTATTTCTGAAACCTTCTGCTCACCCGATAAAGTCGAAGCTCTACCTGCCTTGACTGTTGATGAGCCGACCGTCAGCATGATGTTCTGTGTCAATAACTCGCCTTTTGCCGGCAAAGAAGGCAAATACGTCACCAGCCGTCAGATTCGCGATCGCTTAGAGCAAGAGTTAATCTATAACGTCGCATTACGCGTTGAAGATACCGAAGATCCAGATAAATTCCGCGTCTCTGGTCGTGGCGAGCTGCACTTATCAATTTTAATTGAGACCATGCGCCGTGAAGGCTATGAAATGGGTGTTTCTCGCCCTGAGGTGATTTTAAAAGAAATTGATGGCAAACTCCAAGAGCCGTTCGAAGAGCTTATGCTGGATATCGAGGAACAGCATCAAGGAACAGTGATGGAGCGCCTTGGCCTACGTCGTGGCCAACTCACCAATATGATCCCAGATGGTAAAGGTCGTATCCGTTTAGACTATCAAATTCCAACCCGAGGCTTAATCGGTTTTCATAACGACTTTTTAACCATGACCTCAGGTTCAGGCATCATGACTCACGTCTTTGACCATTATGGTGATGTGCAAGAATCAGAAATCATCACACGTCAAAACGGCGTATTAATCGCGAATGCAACCGGTGCTGCCGTCGGCTTTGCACTCTGGAACCTACAAGAGCGTGGCAAGCTGATTATCGGCCCGCAAACTGATACTTATGAAGGCATGATCATCGGCATTCATTCACGTAATAACGACTTAGTCGTTAACGTACAAAAAGCCAAACAGCTCACCAACGTACGCGCCTCCGGAACAGATGAAAACATTCAACTCACTCCACCGATTCGTTTTACCCTCGAACAAGCCCTTGAGTTTATCGAAGATGATGAGTTAGTTGAAGTCACACCTGAGCATATTCGTTTAAGAAAGAAAATGCTTTCAGAAACGGACCGCAAACGTGCATCTCGCGCAAAAAAATAG
- a CDS encoding TSUP family transporter, producing MLVYVVHQKIPAFISTILFAIFSLYLSYSIFVNQKQGALMGRLPAMSSWVGFQSGLLGISGGNIAFSYLSKTSMKIEQSIALSTFITFSVSMTGFIIGLIGSSHAHVTWATGFIYWPAVLLVTPFSALMAPFGVRLAKALPATLLKLIFALVMLCSALYMLSSVAAG from the coding sequence TTGTTGGTTTATGTTGTTCATCAAAAAATTCCAGCATTTATAAGTACGATTTTATTTGCTATTTTTTCATTATATTTATCTTACTCGATTTTTGTTAATCAAAAGCAAGGTGCTTTAATGGGGCGTTTGCCAGCAATGAGTAGCTGGGTTGGCTTTCAGTCTGGTTTGTTGGGTATTAGTGGCGGTAATATCGCATTTTCATATTTATCAAAAACGTCAATGAAAATTGAGCAATCGATTGCGCTGTCAACGTTTATTACATTCAGTGTATCAATGACAGGTTTTATTATTGGGTTGATTGGCAGTTCTCATGCGCATGTAACATGGGCAACAGGGTTTATTTATTGGCCTGCTGTGCTTTTAGTCACGCCGTTTTCTGCACTAATGGCGCCGTTTGGAGTGAGACTCGCTAAAGCGTTACCTGCGACCTTATTGAAGCTGATTTTTGCTTTGGTGATGCTTTGCTCGGCCTTATATATGCTAAGTAGTGTTGCTGCTGGATAA